One window from the genome of Synechococcus sp. PROS-7-1 encodes:
- the psbA gene encoding photosystem II q(b) protein: MTTTIQQRSGANGWQSFCEWVTSTNNRLYVGWFGVLMIPTLLAATTCFIVAFIAAPPVDIDGIREPVAGSLIYGNNIISGAVVPSSNAIGLHFYPIWEAASLDEWLYNGGPYQLVVFHFLIGIFCYMGREWELSYRLGMRPWICVAYSAPVAAASAVFLVYPFGQGSFSDGMPLGISGTFNFMLVFQAEHNILMHPFHMMGVAGVFGGSLFSAMHGSLVTSSLVRETTESESQNYGYKFGQEEETYNIVAAHGYFGRLIFQYASFNNSRSLHFFLAAWPVVGIWFTALGVSTMAFNLNGFNFNQSILDGQGRVLNTWADVLNRANLGMEVMHERNAHNFPLDLAAAESTPVALQAPAIG; encoded by the coding sequence ATGACCACCACCATTCAGCAGCGCTCCGGCGCCAATGGCTGGCAGTCCTTCTGCGAGTGGGTCACCTCCACCAACAACCGCCTGTATGTGGGCTGGTTCGGTGTGCTGATGATCCCCACCCTGCTGGCTGCCACCACCTGCTTCATCGTTGCTTTCATCGCAGCGCCCCCCGTCGACATCGACGGCATCCGTGAGCCCGTCGCCGGCTCCCTGATCTACGGAAACAACATCATCTCTGGTGCTGTTGTTCCTTCCTCGAACGCCATCGGCCTTCACTTCTATCCCATCTGGGAAGCTGCCTCTCTCGACGAGTGGCTGTACAACGGCGGTCCTTACCAGCTGGTTGTCTTCCACTTCCTGATCGGCATCTTCTGCTACATGGGCCGCGAGTGGGAACTGTCCTACCGCCTGGGCATGCGCCCCTGGATCTGCGTTGCTTACAGCGCACCTGTGGCTGCTGCCTCCGCCGTGTTCCTGGTGTACCCCTTCGGTCAGGGTTCCTTCTCTGACGGCATGCCCCTGGGCATCTCCGGCACCTTCAACTTCATGCTGGTGTTCCAGGCAGAGCACAACATCCTGATGCACCCCTTCCACATGATGGGCGTCGCAGGTGTGTTCGGTGGCTCCCTGTTCTCCGCCATGCACGGCTCCCTGGTGACCTCCTCCCTGGTGCGTGAAACCACCGAGAGCGAGTCCCAGAACTACGGCTACAAGTTCGGCCAAGAGGAAGAGACCTACAACATCGTGGCTGCCCACGGTTACTTCGGTCGCCTGATCTTCCAATACGCCTCCTTCAACAACAGCCGCAGCCTTCACTTCTTCCTGGCTGCCTGGCCTGTGGTCGGCATCTGGTTCACTGCCCTGGGCGTCAGCACCATGGCTTTCAACCTGAACGGTTTCAACTTCAACCAGTCCATCCTTGATGGTCAGGGCCGCGTCCTGAACACCTGGGCTGATGTGCTGAACCGCGCCAACCTCGGCATGGAAGTGATGCACGAGCGCAACGCTCACAACTTCCCCCTCGACCTGGCAGCTGCTGAGTCCACTCCTGTGGCTCTGCAAGCACCCGCCATCGGCTGA
- a CDS encoding bile acid:sodium symporter family protein, whose amino-acid sequence MIELVLSVGLAFIMLSLGLSLQPADFGRALGQPRALMGGALAQLILLPFVAFGLLRLFGLTGDLALGVMILSCCPGGITSNVMTRLSRGDVALSISYTALASLVTAFTLPVVLSLTAPLLLTSQTLELSILPLSLKVFSISTVPVVIGVWIAQQAPGFCKRNRQKAERLANLLFVLIVAGTLISQWSVFTSNLTTIGPTLLALNLLMLAIGLSLGNLLKMPTEQTTSLSIEAGFQNGTVGIVVGSLLGPDLMQSQLNSFSLPSAVYGVLMTVTILPFIAWRRSLKPMTTQP is encoded by the coding sequence TTGATCGAACTCGTTCTGTCCGTCGGCCTGGCTTTCATCATGTTGAGCCTGGGTCTGTCGCTCCAACCGGCTGATTTCGGCAGAGCTCTTGGCCAGCCGCGCGCTCTCATGGGCGGAGCGTTGGCTCAGCTCATTCTTCTGCCATTTGTGGCCTTCGGTCTTCTGCGCTTGTTCGGACTGACTGGCGACCTTGCCTTGGGGGTCATGATCCTGAGCTGTTGTCCAGGAGGAATCACCTCCAATGTGATGACAAGGCTCTCCCGCGGAGACGTAGCGCTATCGATCTCCTACACAGCCCTGGCCAGCCTGGTGACAGCATTCACCTTGCCTGTGGTTCTCAGCCTCACAGCACCGTTGTTGCTAACGAGTCAAACCCTTGAGCTGTCCATTCTCCCTCTCAGTCTCAAGGTGTTTTCGATCTCCACCGTTCCGGTGGTAATCGGGGTGTGGATCGCTCAGCAGGCACCTGGCTTCTGCAAACGCAACAGACAAAAGGCCGAACGGCTCGCCAATCTGTTGTTCGTGCTGATCGTGGCCGGCACCCTGATCAGCCAATGGTCAGTGTTTACGAGCAACCTGACAACGATTGGTCCAACCCTTCTGGCACTGAATCTGCTGATGCTGGCCATCGGGCTGAGCCTGGGCAATCTTCTGAAGATGCCAACAGAGCAGACCACCAGCTTGTCCATTGAGGCGGGATTTCAAAACGGGACCGTGGGCATCGTCGTGGGATCGTTGCTCGGACCAGACCTAATGCAAAGCCAGCTCAACAGCTTCAGCCTGCCGTCTGCCGTTTACGGCGTGCTGATGACGGTCACCATCCTTCCCTTCATTGCCTGGAGGCGAAGTCTCAAGCCCATGACAACACAACCCTGA
- a CDS encoding Rne/Rng family ribonuclease, producing the protein MPQQIVIAEQLRIAAVLTDDRVDELIVAQGRYQIGDVYLGTVENVLPGIDAAFVNIGESEKNGFIHVTDLGPLRLKKGAAGITELLEPRQKVLVQVMKEPTGTKGPRLTGNLALPGRYLVLQPSGQGVNISRRISSEGERNRLRALGVLVKPPGAGLLIRTEAEEVSEELLIDDLESLLRQWEAIQKAAETASPPVLLNRDEDFIHRILRDHIDPELSRVVVDDPAAVERVSGFLGEEGAHVSVEAHGEPDELLEHFKVNAAIRDALKPRVDLPSGGYVIIEPTEALTVIDVNSGSFTRSANARETVLWTNCEAAVEIARQLKLRNIGGVIIVDFIDMDSRRDQLQLLEHFTTAIRDDAARPQIAQLTELGLVELTRKRQGQNIYELFGRACPSCGGLGHVAVLPGKDLLQPLATATGLVRSAASARAEVSTSTESANGKRRRGGRGRSPVSTDTPVLEEGLESGVSGESSSEATEPAPVTRRQDPELVAVPMDEEQERVYGWLGLNPVLLLDPPPSQDNLLVRVVRPGEDAEAVLEEARQQMAASSGRRRRRGARGSRGAGKSVNGPAVAPPTSELDVQASPVMESPLLVEITPLEVAPLPEAAAPPALPDAETSPVEALEAPPSTGADERPGRRRRRSSATAG; encoded by the coding sequence ATGCCCCAGCAAATTGTCATCGCTGAACAGTTGCGCATCGCAGCGGTTCTGACTGATGACCGTGTTGATGAGCTGATCGTGGCCCAGGGCCGCTATCAGATTGGTGATGTTTATCTCGGCACAGTTGAAAATGTGCTGCCAGGTATTGATGCTGCTTTTGTCAATATCGGCGAAAGTGAAAAAAACGGTTTCATCCACGTAACCGATCTCGGCCCTCTGCGCCTTAAGAAAGGTGCTGCCGGGATCACTGAATTGCTTGAGCCTCGCCAGAAGGTGCTGGTGCAGGTGATGAAGGAGCCAACCGGCACTAAAGGTCCCAGGCTCACAGGAAATCTGGCTCTGCCAGGGCGTTACCTCGTGCTTCAGCCCAGTGGCCAGGGAGTGAACATCTCCAGGCGGATCAGTTCTGAAGGCGAGCGTAACCGCCTTCGTGCCCTTGGGGTTCTCGTGAAACCACCAGGCGCGGGTTTGCTGATTCGCACCGAAGCCGAAGAGGTGAGCGAAGAACTCCTGATCGATGATCTGGAGTCTCTGCTGCGTCAGTGGGAGGCCATCCAGAAGGCAGCAGAAACGGCCTCACCTCCGGTGCTTCTCAATCGCGATGAGGATTTCATCCACCGAATCCTGCGTGATCACATCGACCCGGAACTCAGCCGCGTGGTTGTTGATGATCCAGCAGCCGTGGAGAGAGTCAGCGGATTTCTCGGTGAGGAAGGAGCTCACGTCAGCGTGGAAGCCCACGGCGAGCCTGATGAGCTCCTCGAGCATTTCAAGGTCAATGCGGCGATCCGCGATGCCCTGAAGCCCAGGGTTGACCTTCCTTCGGGCGGGTACGTGATCATCGAACCCACCGAGGCGCTCACGGTCATCGATGTGAACTCGGGATCTTTCACGCGCTCCGCGAATGCCAGAGAGACCGTGCTCTGGACCAACTGTGAGGCCGCAGTTGAAATTGCGCGGCAGCTCAAGCTGCGCAACATCGGCGGAGTGATCATCGTCGATTTCATCGACATGGATTCACGTCGTGATCAGCTTCAGCTCCTGGAGCACTTCACCACGGCGATCCGTGACGATGCGGCCCGTCCGCAGATTGCCCAGCTCACCGAGCTTGGCCTGGTGGAGCTGACCCGTAAGCGCCAAGGTCAAAACATCTATGAATTGTTTGGCCGAGCCTGTCCAAGCTGTGGCGGTCTCGGCCACGTGGCTGTTCTGCCCGGCAAAGACCTTCTTCAGCCCCTCGCGACGGCGACGGGCCTGGTGCGATCGGCCGCGTCAGCGCGCGCTGAAGTGTCGACGTCCACGGAGTCAGCCAACGGCAAGCGTCGACGGGGTGGCCGCGGACGTTCTCCAGTCAGTACGGATACTCCCGTCCTCGAGGAAGGTCTTGAGTCTGGAGTGTCCGGGGAATCGTCGAGTGAAGCCACTGAGCCAGCACCGGTCACACGGCGTCAGGATCCTGAACTGGTGGCCGTTCCTATGGATGAAGAACAGGAGAGGGTTTATGGCTGGCTTGGCCTGAACCCTGTGCTGCTTCTCGACCCGCCGCCATCCCAGGACAATCTCCTTGTTCGTGTGGTTCGTCCAGGGGAAGACGCGGAAGCGGTTCTGGAAGAAGCCCGTCAGCAGATGGCAGCCTCCTCAGGCCGGCGTCGGCGCCGCGGTGCCCGTGGCAGCCGCGGTGCTGGGAAAAGTGTGAATGGACCCGCCGTGGCCCCCCCAACTTCCGAGCTCGATGTTCAGGCTTCGCCTGTGATGGAGTCGCCGCTGTTGGTGGAGATCACACCCCTTGAGGTGGCTCCACTGCCAGAGGCGGCCGCTCCTCCTGCTCTTCCTGATGCCGAGACCTCTCCGGTTGAAGCGCTGGAAGCCCCCCCCAGCACAGGGGCTGACGAGCGGCCCGGTCGTCGTCGTCGGCGCTCATCTGCAACGGCAGGGTGA
- a CDS encoding TIGR03960 family B12-binding radical SAM protein yields MTVSVNTALQTVPFDELVDAGINRPARYIGHELGVVPRDWAGARVRWALTYPEVYEVGSSNLGHIILYSILNAVPGQVCDRAYLPESDLAQRLREKDQALFGVESRWPLNAFDILGFSLSYELGATNILEMLALCQVPIRADARGDLPLTAPGAPPLIFAGGPTATSNPEPYAPFFDFIALGDGEELLPEIGLVVAEAKADGLTRSQLLRDLAQVPGIYVPSLYEPGDDGVTLQPLDPALPRRVLRRVATPMPHYAMGLVPHVETVHDRLTVEIRRGCTRGCRFCQPGMLTRPARDVEPEAVIEAVETGMERTGYSDFSLLSLSCSDYLALPAVGVELRNRLADRNVTLQLPSQRVDRFDEDIAHILGGARQAGLTFAPEAGTQRLRDIVNKGLTDEDLLQGIRTAMQNGYRKVKLYFMIGLPGETDADVLGIAETCRMLQDCCRDLGRLSLNITISNFTPKPHTPFQWHSVSTEEFLRRQQLLREAGRRLRGVRFNFTDVRLSAMEDFVGRGDRRLAPVIEAAWRAGAGMDAWFEALDRTYEAWTGAIAAAGLEGRYRDMELGSWSAVAALERHDLQAFCRQPLPWDHIDSGIDKQWLAGDLQQALAATVVPDCSFDGCSSCGVCGPDLGHNVVVPPPSVPEARPQRSPASERICRLRFRFSKTGAMALLSHLDLVRLFERALRRSGLPVSFTGGFHPLPRLQLALALPLGVEAEGEWMDLEFTEPVDPQMAQESWQARLPPGLRLLSAEEVPVSSPSLSQKIVFSRWCFTLSADAVQADCSRAKWEGAIAQMLCADELIWEDTDKKGRPRSRDLRSLLKSLHLNSVNAADAPLSAQLELMAAVDEQGRSLKPAQLCHWLSERLGEELTLSRVRRMELGLLRC; encoded by the coding sequence TTGACCGTCTCCGTGAATACAGCGCTCCAGACCGTGCCGTTCGATGAGCTCGTGGATGCGGGCATCAACCGGCCCGCCCGCTACATCGGCCATGAACTTGGTGTCGTCCCCCGGGACTGGGCTGGAGCGCGGGTCCGCTGGGCGCTCACCTACCCCGAGGTTTACGAGGTCGGATCCAGCAATCTCGGGCACATCATTCTCTATTCGATTCTCAATGCCGTTCCAGGTCAGGTCTGTGACCGGGCTTATTTGCCTGAATCCGATCTCGCGCAGCGCTTAAGAGAGAAAGATCAAGCGTTGTTCGGGGTGGAAAGCCGTTGGCCCTTGAATGCCTTCGACATTCTTGGATTCAGCCTCAGCTACGAGCTTGGTGCCACCAACATCCTGGAGATGCTGGCGTTGTGTCAGGTGCCGATCCGCGCGGATGCCCGCGGTGACCTTCCCCTGACTGCCCCAGGAGCTCCGCCGCTGATTTTCGCCGGAGGCCCAACAGCCACAAGCAATCCCGAGCCCTATGCCCCTTTCTTCGATTTCATTGCCCTTGGCGATGGTGAAGAGCTGCTGCCCGAAATCGGATTGGTGGTGGCTGAAGCGAAGGCCGATGGCCTGACTCGCTCACAGCTGCTTCGGGATCTGGCTCAAGTGCCAGGGATCTATGTGCCGTCGCTGTACGAACCAGGTGACGACGGCGTCACCCTCCAACCGCTTGATCCGGCGCTGCCCCGACGCGTGCTGCGCCGAGTGGCCACCCCGATGCCTCACTACGCCATGGGACTGGTCCCTCACGTGGAGACGGTGCATGACCGACTCACCGTGGAAATTCGGCGGGGCTGCACCCGCGGATGCCGTTTCTGTCAACCGGGGATGCTCACCCGCCCTGCCAGGGATGTTGAGCCGGAGGCCGTGATTGAGGCCGTCGAAACCGGCATGGAACGCACCGGATACAGCGATTTTTCGCTGTTGTCTCTGAGCTGCAGCGATTACCTCGCTCTGCCGGCGGTGGGGGTGGAGCTGCGCAACCGCTTGGCCGACCGCAACGTCACGCTCCAGTTACCCAGCCAGCGGGTGGACCGCTTCGACGAGGACATCGCTCACATCCTCGGTGGTGCCAGGCAGGCCGGGCTCACCTTCGCGCCTGAGGCCGGTACCCAGCGGTTGCGCGACATCGTGAACAAGGGCCTCACGGATGAGGACCTGTTGCAAGGCATCCGCACGGCCATGCAGAACGGTTACCGCAAGGTGAAGCTCTATTTCATGATCGGGCTGCCGGGAGAGACCGATGCGGATGTGCTCGGCATCGCCGAAACCTGTCGGATGCTCCAGGACTGTTGCCGGGATCTCGGCCGCCTCAGTCTCAACATCACGATCAGCAATTTCACTCCGAAACCGCACACGCCGTTTCAGTGGCACAGCGTCTCCACGGAAGAGTTCCTGCGCCGTCAGCAGCTGCTTCGGGAGGCCGGGCGAAGGCTGCGCGGGGTGCGTTTCAATTTCACAGATGTCCGCCTTTCGGCCATGGAGGATTTCGTGGGCCGCGGAGACCGTCGCTTGGCACCGGTGATCGAAGCGGCGTGGCGAGCGGGGGCAGGGATGGATGCCTGGTTCGAGGCTCTTGATCGCACCTATGAGGCCTGGACCGGGGCCATCGCTGCAGCTGGGCTGGAGGGGCGCTACCGAGACATGGAGCTCGGGAGCTGGAGTGCGGTGGCGGCGCTTGAGCGGCACGATCTGCAGGCGTTCTGCCGTCAGCCACTTCCCTGGGATCACATCGACAGCGGCATCGACAAGCAGTGGCTTGCTGGCGATCTCCAGCAAGCGCTCGCCGCAACAGTCGTTCCTGACTGCTCTTTTGATGGCTGCAGCAGCTGCGGGGTCTGTGGCCCTGATCTGGGTCATAACGTTGTGGTTCCGCCTCCATCGGTCCCGGAGGCACGGCCTCAGCGGTCTCCGGCCAGTGAGCGCATCTGCAGGCTCCGCTTCCGCTTCAGCAAAACCGGAGCCATGGCCCTGCTGAGTCACCTCGACCTTGTGCGTCTGTTTGAGAGAGCCCTGCGGCGATCGGGGCTACCGGTGAGCTTCACGGGGGGATTCCATCCCCTTCCCCGCCTGCAACTGGCACTGGCGCTTCCTCTCGGTGTCGAGGCCGAGGGCGAGTGGATGGATCTGGAATTCACCGAACCTGTGGATCCTCAAATGGCACAAGAGTCCTGGCAGGCTCGGTTGCCACCTGGGCTGCGCCTCCTGTCCGCTGAAGAGGTTCCTGTGTCCTCTCCGAGCCTCTCCCAAAAAATCGTGTTCAGCCGCTGGTGTTTCACTCTGAGCGCTGACGCCGTTCAGGCGGATTGTTCCAGAGCCAAGTGGGAGGGCGCGATCGCGCAGATGCTCTGCGCCGATGAACTGATCTGGGAGGACACCGACAAGAAGGGGCGACCTCGGAGTCGTGATCTCAGATCTCTGCTGAAGAGCCTGCACCTGAACTCCGTGAACGCAGCCGATGCACCGCTGTCAGCTCAGCTGGAGCTGATGGCCGCTGTGGATGAACAGGGCCGCAGTCTCAAACCTGCCCAGCTCTGCCATTGGCTGTCCGAGCGACTGGGTGAAGAGCTGACGCTCTCCCGGGTGCGGCGCATGGAGTTGGGACTGCTGCGGTGCTAA
- a CDS encoding LL-diaminopimelate aminotransferase, with protein MVQVNGNYLKLKAGYLFPEIGRRVKAFSAAHPDAALIRLGIGDVTEPLPLACREAMKTAIDAMGTAEGFHGYGPEQGYGWLREAIATHDFKARGCDISAEEIFVSDGSKCDSSNILDILGEGNRVAVTDPVYPVYVDSNVMAGRTGEAGDEGRYAGLTYLPISADNGFAAQIPTNPVDLIYLCFPNNPTGAVATKEQLKAWVDYARANDALILFDAAYEAFIQDPSLPHSIFEIEGARDCAIEFRSFSKNAGFTGTRCAFTVVPKGLKGKAANGEAVELWSLWNRRQSTKFNGVSYIIQRGAEAVYSEAGQAEVKGLVSFYMENAAIIRSELSAAGLTIYGGEHAPYVWIKTPDGMDSWGFFDHLLHKANVVGTPGSGFGAAGEGYFRLSAFNSRDNVNTAMARIKAL; from the coding sequence GTGGTTCAGGTCAACGGCAATTACCTCAAACTCAAAGCTGGGTATCTCTTCCCCGAAATTGGCCGCCGCGTGAAGGCCTTCAGTGCCGCCCATCCCGACGCCGCCCTGATCCGCCTCGGTATTGGTGATGTCACAGAGCCACTGCCCCTGGCTTGCCGCGAAGCGATGAAAACCGCGATCGATGCCATGGGAACGGCCGAAGGCTTCCATGGCTACGGCCCTGAACAGGGCTACGGCTGGCTGCGTGAGGCCATCGCGACCCACGATTTCAAGGCCCGCGGCTGCGACATCAGCGCTGAAGAGATCTTCGTCTCTGACGGATCCAAATGCGACAGCAGCAACATCCTCGACATCCTTGGTGAAGGCAATCGTGTCGCCGTCACGGATCCCGTTTATCCGGTGTACGTCGATAGCAACGTGATGGCCGGCCGCACCGGTGAAGCGGGCGATGAAGGCCGCTACGCAGGGCTGACCTACCTGCCAATTAGCGCCGACAACGGCTTTGCGGCCCAGATCCCCACGAATCCAGTGGATCTGATCTATCTGTGCTTCCCCAACAATCCCACCGGGGCCGTTGCCACCAAAGAACAGTTGAAAGCCTGGGTGGATTACGCCCGCGCCAACGACGCTCTGATCCTGTTCGACGCGGCCTATGAGGCCTTCATTCAGGATCCCAGCCTCCCCCATTCGATTTTTGAGATCGAAGGCGCTCGTGATTGCGCCATCGAATTCCGCTCCTTCTCCAAGAATGCTGGTTTCACAGGCACCCGTTGCGCCTTCACCGTCGTGCCGAAGGGGCTGAAAGGCAAGGCTGCCAACGGTGAGGCCGTGGAGCTTTGGAGCTTGTGGAACCGCCGTCAAAGCACCAAGTTCAACGGCGTGAGTTACATCATTCAACGCGGTGCCGAAGCGGTGTATTCCGAAGCCGGCCAGGCCGAGGTGAAGGGTCTCGTGAGCTTCTACATGGAGAACGCCGCCATCATCCGCAGCGAGCTCAGTGCGGCGGGCCTCACGATTTATGGGGGTGAGCACGCGCCCTACGTGTGGATCAAGACTCCAGATGGCATGGACTCCTGGGGCTTCTTCGACCACTTGCTCCACAAAGCCAATGTGGTGGGCACACCCGGCAGTGGGTTCGGTGCCGCAGGCGAGGGCTACTTCCGCCTCTCGGCCTTCAACAGCCGAGACAACGTGAACACGGCGATGGCCAGGATCAAGGCACTCTGA
- a CDS encoding CPBP family intramembrane glutamic endopeptidase, translating into MLLIPALYGLGWVLTQPLGLILPEATASRLSLIGTAFSLVLFVLILPSWVRQRWNSRHPWQMLGLRSRRQAPSSGRCLIAGLLQSAALLTLISLPLLLGSWGRWLGELNAADALNALALCFGVGLAEELLFRGWLWGELSQYTGPRTAVVTQALIFSLVHTRFNLGVLPMLGLLVGLTLLGLVLAVQRRLNDGSLWGCVGLHGGLVGGWFALQGGLLQISPSAPQWLIGPGGAHPNPLGGLVGIAALTVLLGRQLTALARAPRP; encoded by the coding sequence ATTCTTCTGATTCCTGCCCTCTACGGGCTGGGATGGGTACTGACGCAGCCTTTGGGCCTCATTCTCCCTGAAGCCACGGCATCAAGACTGAGCCTGATCGGCACCGCCTTCAGCCTGGTGCTCTTTGTTCTGATCCTTCCGAGCTGGGTCCGACAACGCTGGAACAGTCGTCATCCCTGGCAGATGTTGGGCTTGCGAAGCCGCAGACAAGCCCCCTCCTCCGGTCGATGCCTGATCGCGGGCTTACTGCAGTCGGCCGCACTGCTCACCTTGATCAGCTTGCCGCTTCTGCTCGGATCCTGGGGACGCTGGCTTGGCGAACTCAACGCTGCGGATGCTCTCAATGCTCTGGCACTGTGCTTTGGCGTCGGGCTCGCCGAAGAGCTGCTGTTCCGGGGATGGCTCTGGGGAGAACTCTCTCAATACACCGGGCCTCGTACCGCGGTTGTGACCCAGGCATTGATCTTTAGCTTGGTGCATACCCGGTTCAATCTTGGCGTTCTTCCCATGCTCGGCCTGCTCGTGGGACTGACCTTGCTCGGCCTGGTCCTGGCTGTTCAAAGACGTCTGAATGATGGCTCTCTTTGGGGATGCGTCGGCTTGCACGGCGGACTTGTTGGCGGGTGGTTCGCTCTGCAGGGAGGCTTGCTTCAGATCTCGCCAAGCGCACCGCAGTGGCTCATCGGACCTGGAGGTGCCCATCCCAACCCTCTGGGAGGCCTGGTGGGAATCGCAGCTCTCACCGTTTTGCTTGGTCGTCAGCTAACGGCGTTAGCGAGGGCGCCGCGACCCTGA
- the clpS gene encoding ATP-dependent Clp protease adapter ClpS, with the protein MVMAVETPSSTPGGAAVLDKAPERVRKQSPRYKVLLHNDPVNSMEYVVSTLRQVVPQLSEQDAMAVMLEAHNTGVGLVIVCDLEPAEFYCETLKGKGLTSTIEPEN; encoded by the coding sequence ATGGTCATGGCCGTGGAGACCCCCAGCAGCACCCCAGGTGGAGCAGCAGTGCTGGACAAAGCCCCTGAGCGCGTGCGCAAGCAATCGCCTCGATACAAGGTGCTGCTCCACAACGACCCTGTGAACTCCATGGAATATGTGGTGTCCACTCTTCGACAGGTGGTGCCGCAGCTGAGCGAACAGGACGCGATGGCGGTGATGCTCGAAGCACACAACACGGGCGTGGGTTTGGTGATCGTGTGTGATCTCGAGCCGGCGGAGTTCTATTGCGAGACCCTGAAGGGCAAGGGCCTCACCAGCACCATCGAACCGGAAAACTGA
- a CDS encoding photosystem II high light acclimation radical SAM protein — protein sequence MDDLPHQSALAVPGSATDERVLLVRLPCNPIFPIGPIYLADHLHKCFPGLPQRILDLAALPVLDVHRVLRITIDQFQPTLLVFSWRDIQIYAPVDGRGGNPLQNSFEVFYSRNPLKRLHGALGGLRLMTSHYGELRRNQLLVKQGLRRARRYQPQARAVLGGGAVSVFYEQLGRSLPKGTIVSIGEGEPLLEKLLKGQSLEGERCFVVGAPPRPGLIHEQPESRPKTACDYDYIASIWPQLDWYLEGGDFYVGVQTKRGCPHNCCYCVYTVVEGKQVRLNPVDEVVKEMRQLYDRGVRGFWFTDAQFIPARRYIEDAKELLRAIKAEGLTGIRWAAYIRADNLDPELAQLMVDTGMSYFEIGITSGSQELVRKMRMGYNLRTVLDSCRMLANAGFKDHVSVNYSFNVIDERPETIRQTVAYHRELEAIFGADRVEPAIFFIGLQPHTHLEQYGFDQGLIKPGYNPMSMMPWTARKLLWNPEPMGSTFGRVCLEAFDANPSDFGRTVMDLLERDYGTSTLNEALRAPVQGRGALANAVS from the coding sequence ATGGACGATCTCCCGCATCAGTCAGCGCTCGCAGTCCCGGGCTCAGCCACCGACGAGCGCGTGTTGCTGGTGCGGCTTCCCTGCAACCCGATCTTTCCGATTGGACCGATCTACTTGGCAGACCACCTGCACAAGTGCTTCCCAGGATTGCCCCAGCGCATTCTGGATCTCGCCGCCCTGCCGGTTCTGGACGTTCATCGTGTCCTGCGCATCACGATCGATCAGTTCCAGCCCACCCTGCTGGTGTTCTCTTGGCGAGACATTCAGATCTACGCCCCAGTGGACGGCCGAGGCGGAAATCCTCTTCAGAACTCGTTTGAGGTCTTCTATTCGCGCAATCCCTTGAAACGCCTGCACGGTGCTCTTGGTGGTCTGCGCTTGATGACCAGTCACTACGGGGAGCTTCGTCGCAATCAGTTGCTTGTGAAACAGGGGCTGCGTCGCGCGCGTCGCTATCAGCCTCAAGCCAGGGCCGTTCTTGGCGGTGGCGCCGTCAGTGTGTTTTACGAGCAGCTTGGCCGCTCTCTGCCGAAGGGAACCATTGTCTCCATCGGAGAGGGGGAACCTCTTCTTGAAAAGCTGTTGAAGGGTCAGAGTCTCGAAGGTGAACGCTGCTTCGTTGTCGGAGCGCCTCCTCGCCCGGGCCTGATCCATGAACAGCCGGAGAGTCGCCCGAAAACTGCTTGCGATTACGACTACATCGCCTCCATCTGGCCCCAACTTGACTGGTATCTCGAGGGTGGCGATTTCTATGTGGGCGTGCAGACCAAACGGGGCTGCCCTCACAACTGCTGTTACTGCGTGTACACGGTGGTGGAAGGCAAGCAGGTTCGCCTCAATCCTGTGGACGAGGTGGTGAAGGAGATGCGCCAGCTCTATGACCGTGGCGTTCGAGGCTTCTGGTTTACCGACGCCCAGTTCATTCCGGCTCGGCGTTACATCGAAGATGCCAAAGAGTTGCTGCGCGCGATTAAGGCGGAGGGTCTCACGGGCATTCGTTGGGCTGCTTACATCCGTGCCGACAACCTCGACCCCGAGTTGGCACAGCTCATGGTGGACACCGGCATGAGCTATTTCGAAATCGGCATCACATCAGGGTCCCAGGAGCTCGTTCGCAAAATGCGCATGGGCTACAACCTGCGCACTGTTCTCGACAGTTGCAGAATGCTCGCCAATGCGGGCTTTAAGGATCACGTGTCCGTGAACTATTCGTTCAACGTGATTGATGAGCGTCCGGAGACCATTCGTCAAACCGTGGCCTACCACCGCGAGCTCGAGGCGATTTTTGGTGCTGACCGTGTGGAGCCAGCGATCTTCTTCATCGGCTTGCAACCCCATACCCATCTTGAGCAGTACGGATTCGATCAGGGACTGATCAAGCCTGGTTACAACCCGATGAGCATGATGCCCTGGACGGCCAGAAAGCTTCTTTGGAATCCAGAGCCTATGGGCAGCACCTTCGGACGGGTGTGTTTGGAAGCTTTTGATGCGAATCCATCGGATTTCGGTCGAACGGTGATGGATCTGCTGGAACGCGATTACGGCACTTCAACCCTCAATGAAGCCCTGCGGGCTCCGGTTCAGGGTCGCGGCGCCCTCGCTAACGCCGTTAGCTGA